Proteins encoded by one window of Paenibacillus sp. DCT19:
- a CDS encoding ABC transporter permease subunit gives MRRMMAVCNKELQAYFLSPTSYFAFAVYVLMTSLLFYSSFVYYQPSIVDYRLVLGDTLSMLLFVVPLLTMRLVAEEFRQGTDELLLTSPARVTEIIFGKYLASLAILVVLILCSLVYPFIMSFFGELDLTSVWLSALGLFFLGSSMMAIGLFASTLSQHQMVSAVAGFIILLVLWMLDSFAGNTGSTLQQWLDPFALTNRFDSFTKGVLSGPDILYYVTLSGVFLLLSIQIVERKRWR, from the coding sequence ATGAGACGAATGATGGCGGTTTGCAATAAGGAGCTTCAGGCCTACTTCCTATCACCAACATCGTATTTTGCGTTTGCGGTGTACGTCTTGATGACAAGTTTGTTGTTCTATTCGAGCTTTGTATATTATCAACCCAGTATAGTGGATTATCGCCTCGTGCTTGGTGATACATTGTCCATGCTGTTATTTGTAGTGCCGTTATTAACGATGAGACTTGTGGCAGAAGAGTTTCGACAAGGAACGGATGAATTGCTGCTAACCTCACCTGCACGAGTTACGGAAATTATTTTCGGTAAATACTTGGCTTCACTAGCCATACTGGTTGTGCTTATTCTGTGTAGCTTGGTATATCCATTCATTATGTCCTTCTTCGGAGAGCTCGATTTGACATCGGTATGGTTGTCGGCGTTAGGTTTATTCTTTTTAGGCAGCAGTATGATGGCGATTGGATTGTTCGCTTCAACGTTATCTCAGCATCAGATGGTGTCTGCGGTAGCGGGTTTTATTATATTGCTCGTATTGTGGATGCTTGATTCATTTGCAGGCAATACAGGTTCTACTTTGCAGCAATGGCTCGATCCATTTGCGCTAACGAATCGGTTTGACAGCTTCACCAAAGGTGTGCTCAGTGGCCCGGATATTTTGTATTATGTAACGCTCTCTGGTGTGTTTCTGCTGTTAAGCATTCAAATTGTAGAACGGAAACGGTGGAGGTGA
- a CDS encoding ABC transporter ATP-binding protein, translating to MLEVKQVSKVYDGQRGVHQLDFTMERGEIVGFLGPNGAGKTTTMRMITGYLQPTTGSIAVDGVSVHEQGRRVRSKIGYLPETPPLYPDMTVQSYLKFVANLRDVAPREVKLRVSEMISRLGLQSREKQLIRGLSKGYKQRLGLAGAIIHKPDLLVLDEPTSGLDPNQIIEIRDLIRELGENHTVLLSTHILPEVSALCNRMLIINQGQLVLDGSPQHFGSAIGDQFKVAIEVKATEEQLHNLLTPWEKVRSEVVASTGTEGGTDSDTVKMLLTGESSEDFREELFYLLSGAGLPILEMKKENLSLEQIFLKLTTTETQAEVVSHEAEDIHPATSTTDPETSVNQTTSVDLKPDLVTDNHQSTEESTTTSDELPHSRKEEDSK from the coding sequence GTGCTCGAAGTGAAACAAGTTAGTAAAGTGTATGATGGACAACGTGGCGTACATCAACTGGATTTCACAATGGAGCGCGGAGAGATCGTGGGATTTCTAGGGCCTAATGGGGCGGGGAAAACAACGACGATGCGAATGATAACCGGTTATCTGCAACCAACGACAGGATCGATTGCGGTAGATGGCGTGTCTGTGCATGAACAAGGCAGAAGAGTGCGTTCGAAGATTGGTTATCTGCCTGAGACTCCTCCTTTGTACCCAGATATGACTGTGCAATCGTATTTGAAATTCGTGGCGAATCTGAGAGATGTTGCACCACGTGAAGTGAAGCTGCGCGTTAGCGAGATGATTAGTAGGCTGGGTCTACAGAGCCGAGAAAAACAATTGATTCGTGGGCTGTCCAAAGGGTACAAGCAACGCCTTGGACTTGCCGGGGCAATTATCCATAAGCCTGATCTGCTTGTGTTGGATGAGCCAACATCTGGACTCGATCCGAATCAGATTATTGAGATTCGCGATCTTATTCGCGAGCTTGGTGAGAACCATACTGTGCTGCTAAGTACACATATTTTGCCTGAAGTCAGCGCTCTCTGTAATCGCATGTTAATCATTAATCAGGGTCAGCTTGTTCTTGATGGTTCACCGCAACACTTTGGCTCGGCGATTGGAGATCAATTTAAAGTCGCAATTGAGGTGAAGGCAACCGAGGAACAGTTACATAACTTGCTTACTCCTTGGGAGAAGGTTCGAAGTGAGGTTGTTGCATCAACTGGAACGGAAGGTGGAACAGATTCAGATACGGTTAAAATGTTGCTTACCGGCGAATCCTCTGAGGATTTCCGAGAAGAGTTATTTTATCTATTGTCTGGAGCAGGACTACCGATCCTGGAGATGAAAAAGGAAAATCTCAGTCTGGAGCAGATCTTCCTGAAACTTACGACAACGGAGACACAAGCAGAAGTTGTATCGCACGAAGCGGAGGACATTCATCCTGCTACGTCCACTACAGATCCAGAAACGAGTGTAAATCAGACAACAAGCGTTGATCTGAAGCCAGACCTAGTGACAGACAACCATCAATCCACAGAAGAGTCAACGACAACGTCTGATGAGTTGCCCCATTCTCGGAAGGAGGAGGACTCCAAATGA
- a CDS encoding glycosyltransferase family 4 protein, translated as MKVLFTFFVPSGGVDTLNRLRTAALKRHGIDAHVLYLYPGSGLQNGTGTPVFTASNDAEIKVLLDQHQYDAIIVTSDISMPGRLRGLGYEGRIIFEAQGLGTRDQALETIQMAIPYLQAYCDAAVIPPTDHLLEMFIHICPWLHRFVIPNMLDTQTFSPLKVDVPPYPVIAWVGRLEHNKNWQEYLHISSEIIHQVPNARMWMFHDPTLANPEDEVLFKHMLAEKGLEDRIGIFVNVPHSQMPTFYSMTAESGGLMLSTSILEGFGYAVAEAISCGCPVLSTDSDGVRSFITHNKTGKFYPIGHVNTAVSEAIDLMNNKRLRERIRRQGRQHMSISFSPDRYAASFREMMTALRIFF; from the coding sequence GTGAAAGTTCTATTCACATTTTTTGTGCCGAGCGGTGGGGTAGACACCTTGAATCGGCTACGCACAGCCGCATTGAAACGTCATGGCATAGACGCACATGTGTTATACCTGTACCCAGGCTCTGGGCTACAGAATGGCACCGGAACTCCCGTATTTACCGCCTCCAATGACGCGGAGATTAAGGTATTGCTTGATCAACATCAGTATGATGCCATTATTGTCACTTCGGATATATCCATGCCCGGCAGACTTAGAGGATTAGGATATGAAGGACGAATTATCTTTGAAGCACAAGGACTCGGCACACGGGATCAGGCACTGGAAACAATCCAAATGGCCATTCCCTATCTGCAAGCATACTGCGATGCCGCCGTTATTCCTCCTACCGATCATTTATTAGAAATGTTCATTCACATCTGCCCTTGGCTACATCGATTTGTCATCCCGAATATGCTAGATACGCAGACCTTTAGCCCACTTAAAGTGGATGTGCCTCCTTATCCGGTTATCGCCTGGGTTGGTCGACTGGAACATAATAAAAACTGGCAAGAATATCTGCATATTTCTAGTGAGATTATTCACCAAGTTCCCAACGCCAGAATGTGGATGTTCCATGATCCAACACTTGCCAATCCTGAAGACGAAGTATTATTCAAGCACATGTTGGCTGAAAAAGGACTTGAGGATCGCATTGGAATTTTCGTTAACGTCCCCCATTCGCAGATGCCTACCTTCTATTCCATGACTGCGGAATCAGGTGGGTTGATGTTATCCACTTCCATTCTTGAAGGATTCGGATATGCGGTGGCTGAAGCGATAAGCTGTGGATGTCCTGTGCTTAGCACAGACTCAGATGGCGTGCGTTCATTTATTACGCACAATAAAACAGGCAAGTTTTACCCAATCGGTCATGTGAACACTGCTGTTTCGGAGGCCATAGATCTCATGAATAACAAAAGGCTACGTGAACGAATCCGTAGGCAGGGTCGTCAGCACATGAGCATTTCCTTTTCACCTGATCGCTATGCTGCTTCGTTTCGAGAAATGATGACCGCCTTAAGGATCTTCTTTTAA
- a CDS encoding S-layer homology domain-containing protein gives MKKMIVGGITTLALLTGIVSNIGGAGNLIETTHAQLRSDLQTTNVATPLNAEITANSNSQNVQSTRSQSDQSFRDIVGHWAEKSINGALTRGYVDGYPNGTFLPNNNVSRAEFVKMLVSALDLEVSSNASASWYTPYVNAAQAEAIYQSGDFKDSIWTKAISREEMSKVAVRAIGVSDVEKTQWMYMATKNGLISGTSPGVIAPEGSTTRAQAITVIERVLSVKQGTKLPVDKYAVSAAELLWHDTNIMTMLPRYFSDSFNGEAFNNKAMVSTSPMAKQSAESLNLLPLTLVIPKIRTVKSLKIRSMHGLGTESITSSLILMGMPLWESVKQKYLAK, from the coding sequence ATGAAAAAGATGATTGTTGGCGGGATTACGACTTTAGCTTTGTTAACGGGGATTGTGAGCAACATTGGAGGTGCTGGGAATCTAATAGAAACTACGCACGCTCAATTACGGTCAGACCTTCAAACAACAAATGTAGCTACACCTCTTAATGCTGAGATCACAGCGAACTCCAATAGCCAAAACGTACAATCTACGCGCAGTCAATCAGATCAAAGCTTTAGAGATATTGTTGGACACTGGGCAGAAAAAAGTATTAATGGCGCACTGACCCGTGGTTATGTAGATGGTTATCCGAATGGTACCTTCCTCCCCAACAACAATGTATCTCGTGCCGAATTCGTCAAAATGCTAGTTTCTGCATTGGATTTAGAGGTCAGTAGTAACGCAAGTGCTTCTTGGTATACACCGTACGTTAACGCTGCACAAGCAGAAGCAATATATCAATCTGGCGATTTTAAGGATTCCATCTGGACAAAAGCCATTAGCCGTGAAGAAATGTCAAAGGTAGCTGTGCGAGCAATTGGTGTTAGCGATGTGGAAAAAACTCAGTGGATGTATATGGCAACCAAAAACGGCTTAATATCTGGCACATCTCCTGGAGTGATTGCTCCAGAAGGCAGTACAACAAGGGCACAAGCGATCACTGTAATCGAACGTGTTCTCTCTGTTAAACAAGGGACAAAATTACCCGTCGATAAGTATGCCGTATCTGCTGCGGAATTACTCTGGCATGACACCAACATTATGACCATGTTACCAAGATACTTCAGTGATTCATTTAATGGAGAAGCATTCAATAACAAAGCTATGGTAAGTACATCCCCAATGGCAAAGCAGTCTGCAGAATCACTAAACTTGTTGCCATTGACCTTGGTGATCCCAAAGATCCGAACCGTAAAATCATTGAAGATACGGAGTATGCATGGATTGGGAACGGAAAGTATTACAAGCTCCTTGATTCTGATGGGTATGCCGTTATGGGAATCAGTCAAACAAAAATATCTGGCAAAATGA
- a CDS encoding DUF5704 domain-containing protein has protein sequence MSNDENGLVRRWFNAWDVTFHGEIYKYPEMKIYAKYDGPETPQNPGGGGGACTPNIGPPSQGTTMNKSDLDPNARGVIKADNRDAEQFDVLKGIPTSESLYTNAIADNYLFDQSWARMTGKTTYDCSVTLTYEREWTIPGPEVCPPEGACSPGPPVKTGDTVTKPYNFQITRDYSYWKINKLEVYQIAKATMENYALPGTSVTMLPSGYTPPTLESRNDEAVESHVTPAPTAAISYTPPKRTGGLNSPPDVPDDTALLKGMAESNTPQSKVNNDLVKFNNTKVMDDAEATKNGPTPTNIPDPTPIGRDVLYKPNNMISSSLLNKANTTSSGEIFYDLLPGNVNGGANKTLPIPGINTVTVHTPVVNYAWVSDDQPHNQKTVPDPTSSALILERPFIVRIPTSGQHLDVANYPGYGNRDYAKYFRIKQVQFPFDVYNADRSQFIPAETWVDIPVNQLDTPFYLPVWVDEGHYQVKFRNIAENAPSTFTTQPDANTNLAHYVATDTVPVEVIGRLYDFHVTDISDYNWENVFRKQMGSSVASGVSYWTGTNGIDGDPRGNLAPFVLPIRPGSHPVQGFRNIAVKTGYHVKFDLKTKGNMFGTTDGVRITPTFDFVSKDGTTRQAVDLYYHRGQERLIRIGSPQDLEKRFVVLNSRLRNVPGTELGDTARYRYTYELTAQERNQTTLAEYMVQLVDQISHQKTWVGRYDWMILPASIRTLIGPKTNIPRV, from the coding sequence ATGAGCAATGATGAAAACGGATTAGTACGGAGATGGTTTAATGCATGGGATGTAACTTTTCATGGTGAGATCTACAAATATCCCGAAATGAAAATTTATGCAAAGTACGATGGCCCTGAAACGCCTCAAAATCCCGGTGGCGGTGGTGGTGCATGTACACCTAATATCGGGCCACCTTCACAGGGAACCACAATGAATAAGAGTGACCTCGATCCGAATGCTCGCGGAGTAATCAAGGCAGATAACAGAGACGCTGAGCAATTCGACGTACTCAAAGGCATTCCGACCTCCGAATCATTGTATACCAATGCGATTGCGGACAACTACCTGTTTGACCAATCTTGGGCTCGGATGACGGGTAAGACAACGTACGATTGTAGTGTCACTCTCACCTATGAGCGAGAATGGACGATTCCTGGACCAGAAGTTTGCCCGCCAGAAGGCGCTTGTTCACCTGGACCGCCCGTAAAAACAGGGGATACCGTAACCAAACCTTATAACTTCCAGATCACACGAGATTATTCGTACTGGAAAATCAACAAGCTGGAAGTCTACCAGATCGCTAAAGCAACCATGGAGAATTATGCTCTTCCAGGTACCTCGGTAACCATGCTTCCTTCGGGCTACACACCGCCAACACTCGAGTCCAGAAATGATGAAGCGGTGGAAAGTCATGTCACACCCGCACCAACGGCGGCAATCTCCTATACACCACCGAAGCGAACAGGCGGTTTAAACTCGCCACCGGATGTACCGGATGATACTGCACTGTTAAAAGGTATGGCCGAGTCGAACACGCCTCAAAGTAAAGTCAATAATGACCTCGTCAAATTTAACAACACTAAGGTCATGGACGACGCAGAAGCAACCAAAAACGGCCCTACGCCAACGAACATTCCTGATCCAACACCGATTGGTCGAGATGTGCTGTATAAGCCAAATAACATGATTAGCAGTTCACTGCTGAACAAAGCAAATACGACGAGTTCGGGCGAGATCTTTTACGATCTGCTTCCCGGTAATGTGAACGGCGGGGCGAACAAAACATTACCTATCCCGGGGATCAACACCGTCACGGTACATACCCCTGTCGTCAACTACGCGTGGGTGTCGGATGATCAGCCACACAACCAGAAAACGGTACCCGACCCAACTAGTTCGGCGCTAATCTTAGAGCGTCCCTTTATCGTGCGTATTCCAACGTCGGGACAACACTTGGACGTAGCCAATTATCCGGGGTATGGCAACCGAGATTATGCTAAGTATTTTCGGATCAAACAGGTTCAGTTTCCCTTTGATGTCTACAATGCTGACCGAAGCCAGTTCATCCCTGCGGAAACATGGGTAGATATCCCGGTGAACCAGCTGGATACTCCGTTCTATCTCCCCGTATGGGTCGATGAGGGACATTACCAAGTGAAATTCCGCAATATCGCGGAAAATGCACCCTCGACGTTTACAACCCAACCGGATGCAAACACCAATCTGGCTCACTATGTGGCTACAGATACGGTACCTGTGGAAGTCATTGGGCGGTTGTATGATTTTCATGTGACGGATATCTCGGACTACAATTGGGAGAATGTATTTCGCAAACAAATGGGTAGCTCTGTAGCTAGTGGCGTCAGCTACTGGACAGGTACCAACGGGATCGATGGTGATCCGAGAGGTAATTTGGCACCATTTGTCCTGCCTATTCGTCCGGGGAGTCATCCTGTACAGGGATTTCGGAATATCGCGGTGAAAACAGGTTATCATGTCAAATTCGACCTGAAGACCAAAGGCAATATGTTCGGCACAACCGATGGTGTTCGTATTACACCTACCTTTGATTTTGTGAGTAAGGATGGTACTACACGGCAGGCCGTGGATCTCTACTACCACCGTGGACAGGAACGCCTGATCCGGATCGGATCGCCGCAGGATTTGGAGAAAAGATTCGTCGTGCTGAACTCACGACTTCGCAATGTACCGGGCACAGAACTTGGAGATACAGCACGTTACCGGTACACCTATGAACTAACGGCACAGGAACGCAACCAAACGACGCTGGCAGAGTACATGGTTCAACTGGTCGACCAGATCTCACACCAGAAAACATGGGTAGGTCGCTACGATTGGATGATTCTACCCGCTTCCATCCGTACACTTATCGGGCCTAAGACCAACATTCCACGAGTGTGA